One genomic region from Cellulomonas fengjieae encodes:
- a CDS encoding LLM class flavin-dependent oxidoreductase — protein sequence MTTRTLHLNAFLMGVGHHEAAWRHPRVDPSRALDVAHYVELGQIAERGRLDSVFFADGLAVGPNVQRNTQAVFEPITLLTAIAGATLHIGLIATASTSYNEPYTLARAFASLDRISGGRAGWNIVTSGTDAEAANFGLDKVRAHADRYGRATEFLDVALALWDSWEADAIRLDAADGVFADATKVHRADHAGEHFRVAGPLNVPGSPQGRPLLVQAGSSESGKVFAARYAEAVFTAQRTLAEGQAFYGDLKGRLAAYGRRPQDLAVLPGIVPFIAPTTQEARALEQEFTDLISPDYALRQLSGMLGLDLTDHPLDSPLPPIPPIDSIEGNKSRYQLVRDLAEGENLTVRELIARLGGGRGHRTFAGTPTEVADEIQTWFEQGAADGFNVMPPYLPGGLDVFVDTVVPILQDRGLFRREYEGTTLRANLGLEPHVNRHSSGLVTAALSAG from the coding sequence ATGACCACCCGCACCCTGCACCTGAACGCGTTCCTCATGGGCGTCGGCCACCACGAGGCGGCCTGGCGCCACCCGCGCGTCGACCCGTCCCGCGCGCTGGACGTCGCCCACTACGTGGAGCTCGGCCAGATCGCCGAGCGTGGTCGCCTCGACTCGGTGTTCTTCGCCGACGGCCTGGCGGTCGGACCGAACGTCCAGCGCAACACCCAGGCGGTCTTCGAGCCGATCACGCTGCTGACAGCCATCGCCGGGGCGACATTGCACATCGGCCTCATCGCGACCGCGTCCACCAGCTACAACGAGCCGTACACCCTGGCCCGGGCGTTCGCGTCGCTCGACCGGATCAGCGGCGGCCGCGCCGGCTGGAACATCGTGACCTCCGGGACGGACGCGGAGGCGGCCAACTTCGGCCTCGACAAGGTGCGCGCGCACGCCGACCGCTACGGGCGCGCCACCGAGTTCCTCGACGTCGCCCTCGCCCTGTGGGACTCGTGGGAGGCGGACGCCATCCGGCTCGACGCGGCGGACGGGGTGTTCGCGGACGCCACCAAGGTGCACCGCGCCGACCACGCGGGGGAGCACTTCCGCGTGGCCGGCCCGCTCAACGTCCCGGGATCGCCACAGGGCCGGCCCCTGCTGGTGCAGGCAGGCTCGTCGGAGTCGGGCAAGGTGTTCGCCGCGCGGTACGCCGAGGCGGTGTTCACGGCGCAGCGGACGCTGGCCGAGGGGCAGGCGTTCTACGGGGACCTCAAGGGCCGGCTGGCCGCCTACGGCCGCCGCCCCCAGGACCTGGCGGTGCTGCCCGGCATCGTCCCGTTCATCGCCCCCACCACGCAGGAGGCGCGGGCCCTCGAGCAGGAGTTCACCGACCTCATCTCCCCGGACTACGCGCTGCGGCAGCTGTCCGGGATGCTCGGCCTCGACCTCACCGACCACCCGCTCGACTCGCCGCTCCCCCCGATCCCGCCCATCGACTCCATCGAGGGCAACAAGAGCCGCTACCAGCTGGTGCGCGACCTCGCGGAGGGCGAGAACCTGACCGTCCGCGAGCTCATCGCGCGCCTGGGCGGGGGTCGCGGGCACCGGACGTTCGCCGGCACCCCCACCGAGGTGGCCGACGAGATCCAGACGTGGTTCGAGCAGGGTGCCGCCGACGGCTTCAACGTCATGCCGCCGTACCTGCCCGGCGGGCTCGACGTGTTCGTCGACACGGTGGTGCCGATCCTGCAGGACCGCGGGCTGTTCCGGCGGGAGTACGAGGGGACGACGCTGCGGGCGAACCTCGGACTGGAGCCGCACGTCAACCGGCACTCCTCCGGGCTGGTGACGGCGGCGCTCTCTGCCGGGTGA
- a CDS encoding TFIIB-type zinc ribbon-containing protein, which translates to MNPLVCPKCGSDMRAYERNGVTIDQCTGCRGIFLDRGELERLTDAEAAFYGSPQATAPAPARYPEDDRYGGDRDRDRDRDRDRDDRYRGDRDDYYKKKKRKSFLDELFD; encoded by the coding sequence ATGAACCCGCTCGTCTGCCCCAAGTGCGGCTCGGACATGCGCGCCTACGAGCGCAACGGTGTGACCATCGACCAGTGCACCGGATGCCGCGGCATCTTCCTGGACCGGGGCGAGCTCGAGCGCCTCACCGACGCGGAGGCCGCCTTCTACGGCTCGCCCCAGGCCACGGCGCCCGCTCCCGCGCGGTACCCCGAGGACGACCGCTACGGAGGCGACCGGGACCGTGATCGAGACCGTGATCGAGACCGTGACGACCGCTACCGGGGCGACCGCGACGACTACTACAAGAAGAAGAAGCGCAAGAGCTTCCTCGACGAGCTCTTCGACTGA
- a CDS encoding AAA domain-containing protein: MRRLVGRAVDRGGLPPDDVLGLLLPMFRTVQGLHETGRVAPLRGLAALDDRDPVTIDVALAGPPVRNRAAIAAAEVTGAVEVQDADVTGPGAMRVVAGWQRWEHLAGHHDELTDIASLGELFVALVCGLDLADEDDAALLQERRSNLFALAPGLHPVLATVASSMIAPDRRRRAQDLADVIVRLESYRDQPEDFDLDRVLGAQADSRAAVLEHLRDRLFDASRRNPLLHFRPTGRTINLTEASVPLVLDARHIRAAQLFTWGGAASARLVDGKVLDVGSLVRWDDAPYAAVALDALISSARRDRAEYGRDQLRLVVAFLRWHDVKNDPTTPIESPLVLAPVTLTKQRGVRDAYRLQLTSTVAEVNPVLRHQLDELFGLRLPETIDLAVEGAVEELRARIEKQARATQPAVVVGLVDTPRIELVRHRAQAALQAYRRRRPSSRPTFGRRQYAYSYRRPGWAPLGVQIFADRIQRRPIPLSVELGDAPAPQHMVDTFSVQSTADENPYTWDVDLTMVTLANFNYRTLSLVRDYDALLTEPMPNAAFDELFSDAPRDVAEHGATIPVADRYLVVPADASQIGAVALARSGDNFVIQGPPGTGKSQTITNLVADFVAHGKRVLFVCQKRAALDVVHARLRAQGLGEICTLVHDSQQDKKEFVHGLRDTYERWLADTEPLEAVEERRAALIAATTGALAEVGAYEQALAGVQDVLDRLIALRGFRWGDDLSPAQQALLPEPADWVPVRPLVDALVAALARAGAAPVLARTPVRLVDPAVLDESRADAVVAQRAQGAVQALDAVLALLVAAGASADGDGLTVDDADAVGQMHAVLAPLVQRDLATAVTPRTPAARRLQDATAAWRDVEAAADAADRAAAGWREPLSAPDAAAALEIARRREPSAWKFLDGGWRRVKGLVAAGFDAGDRQVRPTVTQALELLVSRYETAARADALSQELAREWGHGDLAVLSDRIAAIRTHTGTLAVWRTRLSDAEPDDALDRLPEQVEAVRTSLAGLVTGVDDLPMSTLRDELRGLTGADGQALVRAAAGTLRDLAVAPTVLRALRHLDASPDQLEHAVVAASMREARAQQPTLNHLDGDRLADLLDRVAERAPALQRANADVVTARLRARFVEAVAHSQRSVTGMHPEDRALKATWMAGRRELEHEFGKVRAYKSIRHLASAEPGAVVAAMRPVWLMSPSSLSDTLPLDTSFDVVIFDEASQIPVEEAVPALYRGAQVIVVGDRMQLPPTRYFQVGGSPQEGLDDDAPVGAVLDSDSFLAVGSVRLPSTMLTWHYRSQYEALIQFSNAAFYEGRLTTIPDRTLTHVRARPLEVAVGTCSPQEVEAAVDGLLERSISAMRVLDGVYEQRTNPQEAAWIGELVRELLRRETGQTLGIVAFSEAQQSEIERALERLGRDDADFARRYDAEVTREEDGQVVGLFVKNLENVQGDERDIILMSVCYAAGPDGRMRMNFGPINNAGGEKRLNVIFSRARRHMVLVSSIDHTAITNVYNDGAHTLREFLHYADAVSNGDAAAAAGVLAGLHEHTGPAAGAPVVPIVEQIADAVRAAGVEVVAGVGQSAFRADLALRPPGATAHTVGVLVDQPARLRAHSLDERRVTQPTALRSGGWRVVQVLATEWESDPDEVVRRLVAAVGLPDRQEGLPAAAAATDSGEHD; encoded by the coding sequence ATGCGCCGGCTGGTCGGGCGCGCTGTGGACCGCGGCGGGCTGCCCCCCGACGACGTCCTCGGGCTGCTGCTGCCGATGTTCCGCACGGTGCAGGGCCTGCACGAGACAGGCCGGGTCGCGCCGCTGCGTGGGCTCGCCGCACTCGACGACCGCGACCCCGTGACGATCGACGTGGCGCTCGCCGGGCCGCCCGTCCGGAACCGAGCCGCCATCGCCGCCGCCGAGGTCACCGGCGCGGTCGAGGTGCAGGACGCGGATGTGACCGGGCCCGGTGCGATGCGCGTGGTCGCCGGCTGGCAGCGCTGGGAGCACCTGGCCGGGCACCACGACGAGCTGACCGACATCGCGAGCCTGGGCGAGCTGTTCGTCGCGCTGGTGTGCGGCCTGGACCTGGCCGACGAGGACGACGCGGCGCTGCTCCAGGAGCGCCGCAGCAACCTGTTCGCGCTGGCCCCCGGGCTGCACCCGGTGCTCGCCACCGTCGCCAGCTCGATGATCGCGCCCGACCGTCGGCGCCGCGCGCAGGACCTGGCAGACGTGATCGTGCGGCTGGAGTCCTACCGTGACCAGCCCGAGGACTTCGACCTCGACCGCGTCCTCGGCGCGCAGGCGGACTCCCGTGCCGCGGTGCTCGAGCACCTGCGCGACCGACTCTTCGACGCGTCCCGGCGGAACCCGCTGCTGCACTTCCGCCCGACCGGGCGGACGATCAACCTGACCGAGGCGTCCGTGCCGCTGGTGCTCGACGCCCGGCACATCCGCGCCGCGCAGCTGTTCACGTGGGGCGGGGCGGCATCGGCGCGGCTGGTGGACGGGAAGGTGCTCGACGTCGGCTCGCTGGTGCGCTGGGACGACGCGCCCTACGCCGCGGTCGCGCTCGACGCGCTGATCTCCTCGGCCCGTCGGGACCGTGCCGAGTACGGCCGCGACCAGCTGCGGCTCGTCGTGGCGTTCCTGCGCTGGCACGACGTCAAGAACGACCCGACCACGCCGATCGAGTCGCCCCTGGTGCTCGCGCCGGTGACCCTGACCAAGCAGCGCGGGGTGCGGGACGCGTACCGGCTGCAGCTGACCAGCACGGTGGCCGAGGTCAACCCGGTGCTGCGGCACCAGCTCGACGAGCTGTTCGGGCTGCGGCTGCCGGAGACGATCGACCTCGCCGTCGAGGGGGCCGTCGAGGAGCTGCGCGCGCGCATCGAGAAGCAGGCACGCGCCACCCAGCCCGCGGTCGTGGTCGGCCTGGTGGACACGCCGCGCATCGAGCTGGTGCGGCACCGCGCGCAGGCGGCGCTGCAGGCCTACCGCCGCCGCCGCCCGAGCAGCCGCCCGACCTTCGGGCGCCGCCAGTACGCCTACTCCTACCGCCGCCCGGGCTGGGCGCCGCTGGGTGTGCAGATCTTCGCCGACCGGATCCAGCGCCGGCCGATCCCGCTGTCGGTCGAGCTCGGCGACGCACCGGCCCCGCAGCACATGGTCGACACGTTCTCCGTGCAGAGCACGGCCGACGAGAACCCGTACACGTGGGACGTCGACCTGACGATGGTCACGCTGGCCAACTTCAACTACCGCACGCTCAGCCTGGTCCGGGACTACGACGCCCTGCTCACCGAGCCCATGCCGAACGCCGCGTTCGACGAGCTGTTCTCGGACGCCCCGCGGGACGTCGCGGAGCACGGCGCCACGATCCCCGTGGCCGACCGCTACCTGGTGGTCCCCGCGGACGCCTCGCAGATCGGCGCCGTGGCCCTGGCCCGCTCCGGGGACAACTTCGTCATCCAGGGGCCACCCGGCACGGGCAAGTCGCAGACGATCACCAACCTGGTGGCCGACTTCGTCGCGCACGGCAAGCGCGTGCTGTTCGTCTGCCAGAAGCGCGCTGCCCTCGACGTGGTGCACGCACGGCTGCGCGCGCAGGGGCTCGGTGAGATCTGCACGCTGGTGCACGACAGCCAGCAGGACAAGAAGGAGTTCGTGCACGGTCTGCGCGACACCTACGAGCGGTGGCTGGCCGACACCGAGCCGCTCGAGGCGGTCGAGGAGCGCCGGGCCGCGCTGATCGCCGCGACGACCGGCGCGCTGGCGGAGGTGGGCGCCTACGAGCAGGCACTGGCGGGCGTGCAGGACGTGCTCGACCGGCTGATCGCGCTGCGCGGCTTCCGCTGGGGTGACGACCTCTCGCCGGCGCAGCAGGCGCTGCTGCCCGAGCCCGCCGACTGGGTCCCGGTTCGTCCGCTGGTCGACGCGCTCGTCGCCGCCCTGGCCCGGGCGGGCGCGGCCCCGGTGCTCGCGCGCACGCCGGTGCGGCTGGTCGACCCGGCCGTCCTCGACGAGTCCCGCGCCGACGCCGTGGTGGCCCAGCGCGCCCAGGGGGCGGTGCAGGCCCTCGACGCGGTGCTCGCCCTGCTGGTCGCGGCGGGTGCGTCGGCGGACGGTGACGGCCTCACCGTGGACGACGCCGACGCGGTGGGGCAGATGCACGCGGTCCTCGCGCCGCTGGTGCAGCGGGACCTGGCCACTGCGGTCACCCCGCGCACGCCGGCCGCCCGTCGGCTCCAGGACGCGACGGCGGCCTGGCGTGACGTCGAGGCGGCAGCCGATGCCGCGGACCGTGCCGCAGCCGGCTGGCGGGAGCCGCTGTCCGCTCCCGACGCCGCCGCCGCCCTGGAGATCGCCCGACGGCGCGAGCCCTCGGCGTGGAAGTTCCTCGACGGTGGCTGGCGGCGCGTGAAGGGGCTCGTCGCGGCCGGGTTCGACGCCGGTGACCGACAGGTTCGACCGACCGTGACGCAGGCGCTCGAGCTCCTCGTGTCCCGCTACGAGACCGCCGCGCGCGCGGACGCGCTCTCCCAGGAGCTGGCCCGTGAGTGGGGGCACGGCGACCTCGCGGTGCTGAGCGACCGGATCGCCGCGATCCGCACGCACACCGGAACGCTCGCGGTCTGGCGCACCCGGCTGTCCGATGCCGAGCCCGACGACGCGCTCGACAGGCTGCCGGAGCAGGTGGAGGCCGTGCGGACCAGCCTCGCCGGCCTCGTCACGGGGGTGGACGACCTGCCCATGAGCACGCTGCGCGACGAGCTGCGGGGGCTGACCGGTGCGGACGGCCAGGCCCTGGTCCGCGCCGCCGCCGGCACGCTGCGCGACCTGGCCGTGGCACCGACCGTCCTGCGCGCGCTGCGGCACCTGGACGCGTCGCCGGACCAGCTGGAGCACGCCGTCGTCGCGGCGTCGATGCGCGAGGCGCGCGCCCAGCAGCCCACCCTGAACCACCTGGACGGCGACCGGCTGGCCGACCTGCTGGACCGCGTGGCCGAGCGCGCCCCGGCGCTGCAGCGCGCCAACGCCGACGTGGTCACCGCCCGGCTGCGTGCCCGGTTCGTCGAGGCGGTCGCCCACTCCCAGCGCAGCGTCACCGGGATGCACCCGGAGGACCGCGCGCTCAAGGCGACCTGGATGGCGGGCCGGCGCGAGCTCGAGCACGAGTTCGGCAAGGTGCGCGCGTACAAGTCGATCCGGCACCTCGCCTCGGCCGAGCCCGGCGCAGTCGTCGCCGCGATGCGGCCCGTCTGGCTGATGAGCCCGTCGTCGCTGTCGGACACCCTGCCCCTGGACACGTCGTTCGATGTGGTGATCTTCGACGAGGCGAGCCAGATCCCCGTCGAGGAGGCCGTGCCCGCGCTGTACCGCGGTGCGCAGGTGATCGTGGTCGGGGACCGGATGCAGCTGCCGCCGACGCGGTACTTCCAGGTGGGCGGATCTCCGCAGGAGGGCCTCGACGACGACGCCCCGGTCGGGGCGGTGCTCGACTCCGACAGCTTCCTCGCGGTCGGGTCGGTCCGGCTGCCGTCGACCATGCTCACCTGGCACTACCGCAGCCAGTACGAGGCGCTCATCCAGTTCAGCAACGCGGCGTTCTACGAGGGCCGGCTGACCACGATCCCGGACCGGACGCTCACCCACGTCCGGGCGCGTCCCCTGGAGGTCGCCGTGGGGACGTGCTCGCCGCAGGAGGTCGAGGCCGCCGTCGACGGTCTGCTGGAGCGGAGCATCAGCGCGATGCGCGTGCTCGACGGCGTCTACGAGCAGCGCACCAACCCGCAGGAGGCCGCGTGGATCGGGGAGCTGGTGCGTGAGCTCCTGCGCCGGGAGACGGGCCAGACGCTCGGGATCGTCGCGTTCTCGGAGGCGCAGCAGTCGGAGATCGAGCGGGCGCTGGAGCGCCTGGGCCGCGACGACGCCGACTTCGCCCGCCGCTACGACGCCGAGGTGACGCGCGAGGAGGACGGCCAGGTGGTCGGGCTGTTCGTGAAGAACCTCGAGAACGTCCAGGGCGACGAGCGCGACATCATCCTGATGAGCGTCTGCTACGCCGCCGGCCCGGACGGTCGGATGCGGATGAACTTCGGGCCCATCAACAACGCGGGCGGCGAGAAGCGGCTCAACGTCATCTTCAGCCGCGCCCGCCGGCACATGGTCCTGGTCAGCAGCATCGACCACACAGCCATCACCAACGTCTACAACGACGGCGCACACACCCTGCGCGAGTTCCTGCACTACGCCGACGCGGTCTCCAACGGCGACGCGGCCGCAGCCGCCGGCGTGCTGGCGGGCCTCCACGAGCACACCGGGCCCGCGGCGGGTGCTCCCGTGGTGCCGATCGTCGAGCAGATCGCCGACGCGGTCCGCGCGGCCGGCGTCGAGGTCGTCGCGGGAGTCGGGCAGTCCGCGTTCCGCGCGGACCTGGCCCTGCGGCCCCCGGGCGCCACCGCGCACACCGTCGGGGTGCTCGTCGACCAGCCCGCACGCCTGCGCGCGCACTCGCTCGACGAGCGTCGGGTGACGCAGCCGACCGCGCTGCGCTCGGGCGGCTGGCGCGTGGTGCAGGTGCTGGCCACCGAGTGGGAGTCGGACCCGGACGAGGTGGTCCGCCGCCTGGTCGCCGCGGTCGGTTTGCCGGACCGGCAAGAAGGCTTGCCGGCCGCCGCCGCGGCGACGGACAGTGGCGAGCATGACTGA
- a CDS encoding M48 family metalloprotease translates to MTDWGPLAYHHDVATVLERENPVAFGSLRPMGPTTELNQLLLRQTYRVDALAHAEVHAAVQRAADALGVVAPVEIYVDEGGQRANAELVFVPDRVVLILSGATLNLLDADELCAVAGHELAHHVLWTAQDGRFLAASRLLDAAESDARTPSEYLETARRFRLATELYADRGGMLACGSLTTTVSGLVKLATGLAKVDSAAYLRQAAEVDYSVPSAGSTHPETVLRAWALQEWAERGRGADPLVAAALGPQLDLAVLDVLGQDRLAEVTRALVWMLVDEGTEGTEDTVRSDEALDLAGRFGVVVGQAPVVTDLPTTLGTETRRYLAAVLLDFATADDEGGADDLGAVLALARRVGLGDELLQMIRDELDLGDRAMTRVLAAADSPRTVR, encoded by the coding sequence GTGACCGACTGGGGACCGCTGGCGTACCACCACGACGTCGCGACCGTCCTCGAGCGCGAGAACCCAGTGGCGTTCGGCTCGCTGCGGCCCATGGGACCCACCACGGAGCTGAACCAGCTGCTGCTGCGTCAGACGTACCGCGTGGACGCGCTCGCCCATGCCGAGGTGCACGCGGCCGTCCAGCGGGCCGCCGACGCGCTCGGTGTCGTGGCGCCCGTCGAGATCTACGTCGACGAGGGGGGACAGCGGGCCAATGCCGAGCTGGTGTTCGTGCCGGACCGCGTCGTCCTGATCCTGTCCGGTGCCACCCTCAACCTGCTCGACGCCGACGAGCTGTGCGCCGTCGCGGGGCACGAGCTGGCCCACCACGTGCTGTGGACCGCCCAGGACGGGCGGTTCCTGGCGGCGTCGCGGCTCCTGGACGCGGCCGAGTCGGACGCCCGCACCCCGTCGGAGTACCTGGAGACCGCCCGCCGGTTCCGGCTGGCCACCGAGCTGTACGCCGATCGCGGAGGCATGCTGGCCTGCGGGTCCCTGACGACCACCGTCAGCGGCCTGGTCAAGTTGGCGACCGGCCTGGCCAAGGTCGACTCGGCCGCCTACCTGCGCCAGGCCGCCGAGGTGGACTACAGCGTGCCGAGCGCCGGGAGCACGCACCCCGAGACGGTGCTGCGCGCGTGGGCGCTGCAGGAGTGGGCCGAGCGAGGGCGGGGCGCCGACCCGCTGGTCGCGGCGGCGCTCGGCCCGCAGCTCGACCTCGCGGTGCTGGACGTGCTCGGGCAGGACAGGCTCGCCGAGGTCACGCGGGCGCTGGTGTGGATGCTGGTGGACGAGGGCACCGAGGGCACCGAGGACACGGTGCGCAGCGACGAGGCGCTGGACCTGGCCGGGCGGTTCGGCGTCGTCGTCGGGCAGGCCCCGGTGGTGACGGACCTGCCCACCACGCTCGGCACGGAGACGCGCAGGTACCTCGCGGCGGTGCTGCTCGACTTCGCGACGGCGGACGACGAGGGCGGGGCCGACGACCTCGGCGCGGTGCTCGCGCTGGCCCGCCGGGTCGGGCTGGGCGACGAGCTCCTGCAGATGATCCGCGACGAGCTCGACCTGGGCGACCGGGCGATGACCAGGGTCCTCGCGGCGGCCGACTCCCCGCGGACGGTCCGCTGA
- a CDS encoding ABC transporter ATP-binding protein has product MTAALVLDGVRKDFVVRDEGRSARFTAVQDVDLEVPDGQFLAVVGPSGCGKSTLLDLVAGLTTPTAGRILLHGRPVTGPATDRAVVFQQYALLPWRTARKNVELGLESVGVPRRQRGRLADEHLDLVGLTGFADRYPHELSGGMKQRVAIARALAVDPRVLLMDEPFAALDAQTRESLQDELLRIWRATGKTVVFITHGIDEAVYLGQRVAVMSPRPGRISDLIDIDLDPVPGEDVRSDPAFGRLRHRVWSALRQPTRQQPTRQQPTAHAREAAHV; this is encoded by the coding sequence ATGACCGCGGCACTGGTGCTGGACGGCGTCCGGAAGGACTTCGTGGTGCGCGACGAGGGCCGCAGCGCCCGGTTCACCGCCGTGCAGGACGTCGACCTGGAGGTGCCCGACGGGCAGTTCCTCGCCGTCGTCGGGCCGAGCGGCTGCGGCAAGTCGACGCTGCTGGACCTCGTCGCGGGGCTCACGACGCCGACCGCCGGACGCATCCTGCTGCACGGGCGACCCGTCACCGGACCCGCGACCGACCGCGCCGTCGTCTTCCAGCAGTACGCGCTGCTGCCCTGGCGCACCGCCCGCAAGAACGTCGAGCTCGGGCTCGAGTCGGTGGGGGTCCCCCGTCGGCAGCGCGGGCGGCTGGCCGACGAGCACCTGGACCTGGTCGGCCTGACGGGGTTCGCGGACCGGTACCCGCACGAGCTGTCGGGCGGCATGAAGCAGCGGGTGGCCATCGCCCGGGCGCTCGCGGTCGACCCGCGGGTGCTGCTCATGGACGAGCCGTTCGCCGCGCTCGACGCCCAGACGCGGGAGTCCCTGCAGGACGAGCTGCTGCGGATCTGGCGGGCCACCGGCAAGACGGTCGTGTTCATCACGCACGGCATCGACGAGGCCGTGTACCTCGGTCAGCGGGTCGCGGTCATGTCACCACGGCCCGGCCGGATCAGCGACCTGATCGACATCGACCTCGACCCGGTGCCGGGCGAGGACGTCCGGTCCGACCCGGCGTTCGGCCGCCTCCGGCACCGCGTCTGGTCCGCCCTGCGGCAACCGACCCGGCAGCAACCCACCCGGCAGCAACCCACCGCCCACGCCCGGGAGGCCGCCCATGTCTAG
- a CDS encoding ABC transporter substrate-binding protein — translation MNRRLASVATLLAVAALAAGCSSASATTDPDEPVTLRYQGSASQVTFPELAEDLGYLEDVTLEWVGDTTSGPQDIQSAATGQTDFGGAFNGAITKLVAAGSPITSVIGYYGSDDVAFNGYYVLEDSPISTAEDLIGKKVGMNTLGAHHEFVVREWLSSEGLTADQVASVQLVVVPPVSTEQALREGQIDVGTLGGVFRDSALERGGLRPLFTDTSLYGEFTYGSYVFRDDFIARNPEAVADFVQGVARAIRWTQTNPREVVIDRFESIIEGRGREENTDLVQYWKSAGVAGPGGVIDPKEISIWVDWLVREGTLEEGQIDPEDLYTNKYNPYSNGTFDPASGPDGEVTS, via the coding sequence GTGAACCGCCGCCTCGCGTCCGTCGCGACGCTGCTGGCCGTGGCCGCGCTCGCAGCCGGGTGCTCCTCGGCCTCCGCCACCACCGACCCCGACGAGCCGGTGACCCTGCGCTACCAGGGCAGCGCGAGCCAGGTGACGTTCCCGGAGCTGGCCGAGGACCTGGGCTACCTCGAGGACGTCACGCTCGAGTGGGTGGGCGACACGACGAGCGGGCCGCAGGACATCCAGTCGGCCGCCACTGGGCAGACCGACTTCGGTGGGGCGTTCAACGGCGCGATCACCAAGCTCGTCGCCGCCGGGTCGCCCATCACGTCGGTCATCGGCTACTACGGGTCCGACGACGTCGCGTTCAACGGCTACTACGTGCTCGAGGACAGCCCGATCAGCACCGCCGAGGACCTCATCGGCAAGAAGGTCGGGATGAACACCCTCGGTGCGCACCACGAGTTCGTGGTCCGGGAGTGGCTGTCCTCCGAGGGACTCACGGCGGACCAGGTCGCATCGGTCCAGCTCGTCGTGGTGCCGCCGGTGTCCACCGAGCAGGCGCTGCGCGAGGGGCAGATCGACGTCGGCACCCTCGGCGGCGTCTTCCGGGACAGCGCCCTGGAGCGCGGCGGGCTGCGGCCCCTGTTCACGGACACGTCGCTGTACGGGGAGTTCACCTACGGCTCCTACGTGTTCCGGGACGACTTCATCGCCAGGAACCCCGAGGCGGTCGCGGACTTCGTGCAGGGGGTCGCCCGCGCGATCCGCTGGACGCAGACCAACCCCCGGGAGGTCGTGATCGACCGCTTCGAGTCGATCATCGAGGGGCGTGGCCGCGAGGAGAACACCGACCTCGTGCAGTACTGGAAGAGCGCCGGGGTCGCCGGACCGGGGGGCGTCATCGACCCGAAGGAGATCTCCATCTGGGTCGACTGGCTGGTCCGCGAGGGCACGCTCGAGGAGGGCCAGATCGACCCGGAGGACCTGTACACCAACAAGTACAACCCCTACAGCAACGGCACCTTCGACCCGGCGAGCGGCCCGGACGGCGAGGTGACGTCATGA
- a CDS encoding ABC transporter permease: protein MSSSTLARTAPSLDPAPEDYRRRAGLSLDAHRPARLRPALGRLLRGSAAILAFAALWEVAPRVGLVDRVFLPPLSTSLAALGDLLGSGQLAEHLRASLTRALVGLGIALATAIPLGALIGRSPSVARFLNPVLELFRNTAALALLPVFVLILGIGETSKIALVVYACFFPVLLSTITGVRTVDPLLLKSARSLGLRPLQLFTKVTLPAAVPTIFTGVRMAGAASILVLVAAEMVGARAGLGYLVTAAQQNFQIPAVYAGIITIALVGLSINAVLLLAERRLSRWRPTS, encoded by the coding sequence ATGTCTAGCTCCACGCTCGCCAGGACCGCACCGTCGCTCGACCCCGCGCCCGAGGACTACCGGCGACGCGCCGGCCTCAGCCTCGACGCGCACCGGCCGGCCCGGCTCCGTCCGGCGCTCGGCAGGCTGCTGCGGGGCAGTGCCGCGATCCTGGCCTTCGCGGCCCTCTGGGAGGTCGCCCCCCGGGTCGGGCTCGTCGACCGCGTGTTCCTGCCACCGCTCAGCACGTCGCTCGCCGCCCTGGGGGACCTGCTGGGCAGCGGGCAGCTGGCCGAGCACCTCCGGGCCAGCCTCACGCGTGCACTGGTGGGGCTGGGCATCGCGCTCGCCACGGCGATCCCGCTCGGTGCGCTGATCGGCCGCTCGCCCTCGGTCGCCCGGTTCCTCAACCCCGTCCTGGAGCTGTTCCGCAACACCGCCGCGCTCGCGCTCCTGCCGGTCTTCGTGCTGATCCTCGGCATCGGGGAGACGTCCAAGATCGCGCTGGTGGTGTACGCGTGCTTCTTCCCGGTGCTGCTCAGCACCATCACGGGCGTGCGCACGGTCGACCCGCTGCTGCTCAAGTCCGCCCGGTCGCTGGGACTGCGTCCGCTGCAGCTGTTCACCAAGGTGACCCTGCCGGCCGCGGTGCCCACGATCTTCACCGGCGTCCGCATGGCTGGGGCGGCCTCGATCCTCGTGCTCGTCGCCGCGGAGATGGTCGGGGCCCGTGCGGGCCTCGGCTACCTGGTCACCGCCGCCCAGCAGAACTTCCAGATCCCCGCCGTGTACGCCGGGATCATCACGATCGCGCTCGTCGGGCTGTCGATCAACGCCGTCCTCCTGCTCGCCGAGCGACGCCTGTCGCGCTGGCGCCCCACCTCCTGA